The genomic segment TATCTTCATACTGCCCGGTTATATCTTTTTCTTTCTGATCCAGTAGATCGAACTTACGCTCTATATTCTCCTCTTTTTGAAGCAGTCTGCGCTCAAACTCAGTGAGCTCCTGACGCCTATCTTTCGTCTCTTTCTCAAAATCAGAACGTAACTTATAGAGCATCTCTTTAGACTCTATATCTGCTTTCTTCTTATTATCTTCAACCGACTCCTGAGCCTTACTGATTATATCTTTGGCCTGGAATTCAGCTGTCTTTACGTTCTTCTTAGCAAAAAACACCCTTAAGAGATACCCAAGGATTCCAGCTGCAACAAGAAGTGTTACATATCCTATTAATTGTAGAACTATCTTCATCTGACTCACCCCTTTTTATGATCTATTAGCTAAGCATAAATCAGGGATGACACTGGACGGTCAAACTCGGAGATAGGTAGACAATCTATGACCTGAAATTCATAGCTCAATCCCAAGCTGTAGGTATAAGGGGTTTTCTTTAAAAACCTGTCGTAATACCCCTCACCATGCCCCAGACGGTTACCTGCTTTATCAAAAGCAAGACCCGGAACAAGCAGAAGATCGAGCCGGCTCAAATCAACTCTTCTTATATTATCAGGATGCGGCTGATAGATCTCATAAGGCCCCCTAACAAGCTCCTTGCAATCCAGGACCAAAGAAGGAAACATCAACTTCTCACCCTTTAATACATATGGTACGGCTATTTTTTTACCCATCTCCAAAGACTTTTCAATTATCGTCCAAG from the Candidatus Kaelpia aquatica genome contains:
- a CDS encoding 5-formyltetrahydrofolate cyclo-ligase → MVLKVDRKDKIRDKMLSQLEGMDKKEKERRSLRIRERLFLNPKFQKANIIMSYVSKSYEVDTWTIIEKSLEMGKKIAVPYVLKGEKLMFPSLVLDCKELVRGPYEIYQPHPDNIRRVDLSRLDLLLVPGLAFDKAGNRLGHGEGYYDRFLKKTPYTYSLGLSYEFQVIDCLPISEFDRPVSSLIYA